A genome region from Thermoplasmata archaeon includes the following:
- the sucD gene encoding succinate--CoA ligase subunit alpha produces MSIIVDENTKVLIQGITGHQGTFHSRAMRAFGTKVVGGVTPGKGGTEVEGVPVFNTVKDCVEKTGANASVIFVPAPFAKDACYEAIDAGIKVLVVITEHIPFHDTMEVVHYCKYKGVTLIGPNTPGITSVGKTKLGIMPNNVFLKGDTGVVSRSGTLTYEIVNALTEEGIGQTTCVGIGGDPVNGMNFVEILELFEKDPETKRIVLVGEIGGMAEEIAADYIKKHVTKPVYAYIAGRSAPPGKRMGHAGAIIQRGRGTADSKVRTLEAAGVKVAKIPADVAKLMKEG; encoded by the coding sequence ATGAGCATCATCGTGGATGAAAACACAAAGGTTTTGATACAGGGTATCACAGGGCACCAGGGCACATTTCACAGCAGGGCAATGCGAGCTTTTGGTACAAAGGTTGTGGGTGGAGTAACACCAGGTAAAGGGGGCACAGAGGTTGAAGGAGTGCCTGTGTTTAACACAGTTAAGGATTGTGTGGAAAAAACAGGGGCAAATGCTTCAGTGATTTTTGTGCCAGCACCTTTTGCCAAGGACGCTTGTTACGAAGCCATAGATGCAGGAATAAAGGTACTGGTTGTGATTACAGAGCACATTCCTTTCCATGACACAATGGAAGTGGTGCATTATTGCAAGTACAAAGGCGTGACTTTGATTGGACCGAACACACCTGGCATCACCTCTGTGGGAAAAACCAAGCTGGGAATAATGCCCAACAATGTGTTTTTGAAAGGAGACACTGGCGTTGTTTCAAGGAGTGGGACGCTCACCTACGAAATTGTCAATGCGCTCACGGAGGAGGGCATAGGTCAGACCACATGCGTTGGCATTGGCGGAGACCCTGTTAACGGAATGAACTTTGTTGAGATTCTGGAGCTCTTTGAGAAGGACCCGGAGACAAAACGGATTGTGCTTGTTGGTGAGATAGGAGGTATGGCCGAGGAGATTGCTGCCGACTACATTAAGAAGCATGTGACAAAGCCAGTGTATGCCTACATCGCAGGGCGTTCTGCACCACCAGGCAAAAGAATGGGGCATGCAGGTGCAATTATCCAGAGGGGCAGAGGTACTGCCGACTCAAAGGTGCGGACATTGGAGGCAGCAGGTGTCAAAGTCGCAAAAATACCTGCGGATGTGGCAAAGTTGATGAAAGAAGGGTAA
- a CDS encoding DedA family protein, whose amino-acid sequence MSIIAFMVQYILSIIVSIGYLGIFVLMALESACIPIPSEVIMPFAGFASSPVYPGSKFNIYIVSLAGALGNLVGSLAAYYFGYYVGRAGVLRYGKYFLLTEKHLRKAEVWFEKHGDKAVFIGRLLPVIRTFISLPAGIAKMNIWKFSIYSFVGSIPWCMALAYLGYILGENYTLIIEYGSILDYVMIICIVILAIYFFRRFYKEKQLGKK is encoded by the coding sequence ATGAGCATCATCGCATTTATGGTCCAATACATCTTATCTATCATTGTTAGTATCGGTTACCTCGGCATCTTTGTGCTGATGGCTTTGGAGAGTGCGTGCATCCCAATCCCTTCTGAGGTAATCATGCCGTTTGCCGGCTTTGCTTCTTCTCCAGTGTATCCGGGCAGCAAATTTAACATCTACATTGTAAGTTTGGCAGGTGCACTTGGCAATCTTGTTGGTTCCTTAGCGGCATACTATTTTGGTTACTATGTGGGGAGAGCAGGAGTGCTTAGATATGGTAAGTATTTTTTGCTTACGGAGAAGCATTTGAGAAAGGCAGAAGTGTGGTTTGAGAAGCATGGCGATAAGGCAGTTTTCATCGGACGCTTGCTACCCGTGATAAGAACTTTCATCTCGCTCCCTGCAGGCATCGCAAAAATGAACATCTGGAAATTCTCAATTTATTCTTTTGTGGGTTCAATTCCTTGGTGCATGGCCCTTGCTTACCTTGGCTACATACTGGGTGAAAACTACACATTGATAATTGAATATGGTTCAATTTTGGACTATGTGATGATCATTTGTATTGTAATACTTGCCATTTACTTCTTCAGAAGATTTTACAAGGAGAAACAACTAGGTAAGAAATGA
- a CDS encoding DNA-directed DNA polymerase II small subunit encodes MVEQEATRREVLETLYESGLVVGAEELEKILAMVEPLKVAKLLTQKFSDKCLNWEDIESVTGAYSQKDSIVSEVIVAKEIEEICAKQEIEEGRNELKRKPEILEPEKIMVFKLNEDECARPSAEVYAKLFLDRYKKIKQIFVHANTKHITPIKTLKKLAMRPTTERVENTIVGIVNEATRSKHGNAILAVVEDDSGEKIRISVPEKHARYLIKDSVMAFKGNLSVRNDDELFFASDVLSPDIPTIGREVRRPSEPSALLFISDIHVGSKTFLYPAWERFTKWLNEGDDEARKVKYIIVAGDLVDGIGIYPNQEEELEIDDIYEQYRELARLFSHIPEHIGIIVIPGNHDAVRQAEPQPPLSQDIQEILGERVFCYSNPAYIKIAGLKILIYHGRSFDDLVEQAPSYLTYSKPTTLMRELLKLRHLAPTYGSKTPMAPLPYDALVIHDVPDIFVAGHVHTSGVERYRGTLLVNASTWQSQTEFQKQSNITPMPACVVYYEVNTGNYKIHSFLT; translated from the coding sequence ATGGTCGAGCAGGAAGCGACCCGCAGGGAAGTTCTGGAAACTCTCTATGAGAGCGGATTAGTGGTTGGCGCTGAGGAATTGGAAAAAATTCTGGCAATGGTAGAGCCACTAAAGGTTGCGAAACTGCTCACCCAGAAATTTTCAGATAAATGTTTGAACTGGGAGGACATAGAAAGTGTTACTGGTGCATACTCTCAAAAGGATTCTATTGTATCTGAGGTCATTGTAGCAAAGGAGATTGAAGAGATATGTGCTAAACAAGAAATTGAAGAAGGAAGGAATGAGTTAAAGCGAAAACCAGAAATACTTGAGCCAGAAAAAATAATGGTTTTTAAATTGAATGAAGATGAGTGTGCAAGACCCTCCGCGGAGGTGTACGCTAAGTTATTTTTAGACAGATACAAAAAGATTAAGCAGATATTTGTGCATGCAAATACGAAGCATATCACTCCAATAAAAACCCTCAAAAAGCTCGCTATGCGGCCCACAACCGAGAGAGTAGAGAATACAATTGTTGGAATAGTAAACGAGGCAACTAGGTCCAAGCATGGCAACGCTATATTGGCAGTTGTTGAGGATGACTCGGGTGAGAAAATTAGAATTAGTGTGCCCGAAAAACACGCAAGATATCTAATAAAAGATTCTGTGATGGCGTTCAAAGGTAATCTTTCAGTGAGAAACGATGATGAATTATTTTTTGCCTCAGATGTTCTCTCACCCGACATTCCCACAATCGGTAGAGAGGTGCGTAGACCAAGTGAACCCTCTGCCCTCCTGTTTATTTCAGATATCCATGTGGGAAGCAAGACATTTCTATATCCTGCATGGGAAAGATTCACCAAATGGCTCAATGAAGGGGATGATGAAGCTAGAAAAGTGAAGTACATTATTGTCGCTGGTGACCTTGTAGATGGAATAGGCATCTATCCAAATCAAGAGGAGGAACTGGAAATTGACGATATTTATGAGCAATATAGAGAACTAGCGCGGTTGTTTTCACATATTCCAGAGCACATTGGAATTATAGTAATTCCAGGCAATCACGACGCAGTCAGACAAGCAGAGCCACAACCTCCACTATCGCAAGACATTCAAGAGATTCTTGGCGAAAGAGTGTTCTGTTACAGCAACCCTGCTTACATAAAGATAGCTGGGCTGAAAATTCTTATCTATCATGGTAGAAGCTTTGACGATCTTGTAGAGCAGGCACCTTCCTATCTTACATACTCAAAGCCCACGACATTAATGAGGGAATTGTTAAAACTGAGACATTTAGCACCAACCTACGGAAGTAAAACACCAATGGCACCACTGCCTTACGATGCCCTCGTAATTCATGATGTGCCAGACATATTCGTTGCTGGGCATGTGCACACATCTGGAGTAGAGAGATATAGAGGGACGCTATTGGTAAACGCATCAACCTGGCAATCCCAGACGGAATTTCAGAAACAGTCAAATATCACTCCGATGCCTGCTTGCGTGGTCTACTATGAGGTAAACACTGGAAACTACAAGATTCATTCATTTCTTACCTAG